CTTGGAGCTTCTGCTAATTTAACATTTCTAGGTATAGTTGTTTCAAAAACTTTATCATTAAAATATTTTTTTATTTCTGATAACACTTCAGATGAAAGTTTTGTTCTTCCATCAAACATACTCACAATAACTCCTTCTAATTCTAAATGTTTATTTAAAGATTTCTTAACAAGTTGTACTGTATTTATAAGTTGTCCTACTCCTTCTAAAGCATAATATTCACACTGCATTGGTACAAGGACGCTATGAGATGCTACTAAAGCATTAAGAGTTAAAAAACCTAACGACGGTGGGCAATCTATAAAAATAAAATCAAATTCATCTTTTATCTTGTCTATTTTATTTTTCAATATACTTTCTCTATTTTTTAAATTTATTATTTCTACTTCTGCTCCTGCTAAATCTAAGTTAGACGGTATTAAATATAAATTATTTAATAATTCACATTTAATAATAGTTTCTGTAATATCTATATCAGAAGTTAATAAATCATATATGGATTTTGTCAAACTATTTTTATCAACTCCTAATCCACTAGTGGTATTTCCTTGAGGATCAATATCTATAGTAAGTACTTTATATCCCTCCATACACAAATAAGCGCATAAATTAATATTTGTAGTAGTTTTTCCAACTCCTCCTTTTTGATTAAATACAGATATAACTTTCATAATATTCACCACCAATATTCTCTTCTATTACTTATTATATATTCACAATGTGAATATTAAAAGTGTTATTTAATAAAAAGTGATGTGTTTCACGTGAAACACATCACTTTTTAGGAATTGTTATAGTTATTTCTATTTTATCATCATAATT
This window of the Clostridium cochlearium genome carries:
- a CDS encoding ParA family protein, yielding MKVISVFNQKGGVGKTTTNINLCAYLCMEGYKVLTIDIDPQGNTTSGLGVDKNSLTKSIYDLLTSDIDITETIIKCELLNNLYLIPSNLDLAGAEVEIINLKNRESILKNKIDKIKDEFDFIFIDCPPSLGFLTLNALVASHSVLVPMQCEYYALEGVGQLINTVQLVKKSLNKHLELEGVIVSMFDGRTKLSSEVLSEIKKYFNDKVFETTIPRNVKLAEAPSFGLPILLYDGKCKGAEAYKNLTKEFLRRKKDRKNE